The genomic DNA TCGCTGTCGCCCAGTCCCTGCCTGCGCCGGGTGCGGCGGCTGGAAGAGAAGGGCTTCATCAAGAAGTACGTGGCGTTGATCGACGCCGACAAGGTCGGGCTGGGCCTGCTGGCCTACGTCAACATTCGCCTGAACAAGCACAGCGGTTCCAGCCACGCGCCCATGAGCGACTTCGCCCGCGACGTCCAGCTCTGGCCCGAGGTGGTCGAGTGCTATGCCATGTCCGGCGACATGGACTACTTGCTGCGTATCCAGGTCGCGGACCTGGCGCATTTCTCCAAGTTCGCCATGGACACCCTCATGCGCCATCCCGCCGTGGTCGACATGCGGTCATTCTTCGCACTCCAGCAGATCAAGGAAACGACGGAGCTGCGGCTGTAGCGAGCGGGATGAGCCCCTGCCTGCTTGGTCTTCCATATGGTGTCTATATAGAGATCGGAGAGCGCCGCGGTCGGCTGGAAGCTTCCCGTCCGTGATGCTCTGTATATATAGGGTGTCATCAGGAAGAGGGGGCTCGGTGGATTTCCACCGAAACATAAGTGGGGCCGAAAACGGGAACGCCTATCTACTATCTATATAGGGACGTATATCCATCTCGGCGCGCTTCAGCCAAGGGGCAATCCAGAGGGAGCAGCCATA from Achromobacter xylosoxidans includes the following:
- a CDS encoding Lrp/AsnC family transcriptional regulator — its product is MSDMELDRTDIRILAELQRDGRLSNQELADRVSLSPSPCLRRVRRLEEKGFIKKYVALIDADKVGLGLLAYVNIRLNKHSGSSHAPMSDFARDVQLWPEVVECYAMSGDMDYLLRIQVADLAHFSKFAMDTLMRHPAVVDMRSFFALQQIKETTELRL